tatttttcttcttgatttcattttattaattaaaatataatagcATCGTGTATTTTTTAAGTGAGGATTGAAAATGAAGGCGCTTACCATCCGAGCAATTCCCTCTCGTCATCCCATCATTAATTTTCatttaaataacaataaaaaaaatcctaataaaataaaaaatattttgactaaacaattgatagagaaacatttttagatcaaattattataattattagtcaGCTTACTCTATTAACCATGAcaatcaaaattctcaaattagtCACTTATCACATCCTTAATAGAGAAATGATGGGGGATAATCAGCTAATCAGCTGAGCATATACGGATCTACAAATGCATGATAATAGAAAAAATGggtcttttttattattttaatcacATATCAGTTCAATTCAATCTCTCTCTTATTCCACAATCAAATCTTCCCTTTGACTTTTAAAAATCCTTACTTTACTAATGTCTTTTTCTTTAGCACCAGCTGTTAAGTGATGTCTTATTTTAGTATCCAAACCCTTTTTCATTGTGTGAAATATTCCACAGCTAACTGGACGGAACGTTTTATTCCAAAtcctttacttttttttatgctCCTTTATTTAGATAAGAGCAAATTTGGACTTTTAGTTACCTTGATTTTCTGTTTACGAGCATACTAATTAGTccaatttgaaacaatacaaaAGCAAATTGAAATGATGAATAGAAAATAATCTAGCACTCTATTCTTCCGCTggactaatattttttttcttttttttgacaaCACTTTAACTTTCGAGTATTTTTAGTTCACAAAATAAGGGGTCCCCCAAATTTTTTAACAATATGGAATGAAAGTAGGGACTAGAGGAAGAAGCTAcaccaaaataataattaattagaaccTAAAGTCAATTAATAAGCCAGCAAAGTTCCTAATTGGCAATCTATTTTGCTCCTTgccctacttttttttttttttttgaaaaataggctGGCACGTTCATCACCTTTAGAGAAAGTTGATGAAAGGAAAAAATCTTGTAATCATGTTTTAAGAGGAAAAAATTGGAACTACATTGGGGAAAAGACAGCATTAATTCCTGTTATGGTCAAGGCCTCAAAAGTTAAAGCTAATGATCATCTTTTGCATTATTGGCAACATATTGAGCTGTTTTTGTACTTAATATAGGTCCGCAAATAGAATAACACTAATTATAAATTGTATCTTTCTAAATAGTCAACCATTTCGTACAATTTTAACTCATTGATTCATCCATTCATAGCTAGAAGTTGGCAAATTGTGCTTTTTAGAACTATCATCAACTTGCATTTAGAAAACAAATTAAGAAAAGATACATTAAAATTAGATTCCTTTAGTTCCTACTAACAGAAAATTGGATGATGTTAGCATTAAGCATCTGTCCATGCAGCAAAAACAGGGACATTAGACCTTAACTGGGCTGATGAGATCCAAGAGGTGATATTATTTGCTGGACTAGAGATTAGCTTCGGTGCAGATTGAGGCATCGCGAAATTATGCATCAAATGTGCATTGTTTTTGGCAGGGCTGACTTCTCGCGAGCTGCCAAGGCTAGTCACTAGCGAAGAAGCATTTGACAAATGAGTGCTAATTCGCGCAGATTCGTCCATCTGACCTTGCAGTGTAGTGGAGCTCATTGTGTTTGTATCAATTCCAGCAGAGGAAGACTGATAAAGTGACATTGTCCAATCTACTGCATTTCCATTTTCCTCTTTATTCTGGATATTAACTTCACCATGATGGCTCGCATTTGCAATAAGGTTTTGATTACAGACTTCTTTGCTTGTTTCTGTGTCTTTTTTTCTCCTAGCTAAGTCACCAGCAAGAAGGGTGTTACTAGCCATAATACGCTCCACATCGTACCTTGATATATCAAAGTTTGTCACAGCATTTACACCACGAAATTTAATTGCAGCAATGTCATAGGCCTCAGCCGCTTCTTCTTGGGTGCCTGCAGTATAAAAGGATGTTTAAGCTATTTCGTCACCTAAAAGACATCTATAATGAGATTGAATCAGAGACAGCTTTGCTGAAAAGTCAGACCAAGTATACGCAGGAGCAGTTTTCATACAGGGCAAGTGTATAACAAGACAAAAATATGGAGGGAAAAAGAGCAGAAAAAGAGAGAACCATAATTAGACTTAGATTAGGCAGTAAAAGTGAAAGATTCCCATAAAAAGAAAGACAGACTTATGAGTAAAATCCAGCCTTGCTGACTTAAAAGTTCTCTACATGCTCTTATTGGATCTTGATCAGCCTTATTACCAACTTTAAGACTTGGCATTTTTACTAACAGATAAAGATCAAAAAAATTGCCTTTATACTATAGAACACTCCTTATTAACAGGTTAAGCTGAACTTTTCTGTAAGCAAAAAAATGAATCAAAGAGCATGTTAATGGTAAAATGTACTCACTAAATGTCCCCAAATAGAGGTCCTTGTTCCCGGCCACTCGGCCGATACGAGCTTGCCATCTTCCGTGCTGATGGTGTCTGCTAAAGCGAAAaacgaaaaaaagaaaagaaaagagagagaggcAATTTTCAATTTAAGTAACAAAAACATAATATTCGATAACAAAATTGCTGACTGGAATTGTAGTGAGTATCAAACCTTGTTACCCCTCTATACATTGAAGCTCCTCTTGAAAATCCACTACTTTTTCTGTAAAAATTTGGACAAATCAAATGAACGCTGATTAACTACGGAGAAATATAGCGATGGATTTTAAGACACTACATTTAATCAGCTAAAGACCTAACCTTCTCAAGTGAGCTACATATTCTTGCCTTGTCATGTTCTTCATTTCTTCAAGCTCTTGTTGATAATTTTCCAACTACATTAGAGATACAAAATGAAAGTTACTAAAGTATAGCAGGTGCTCACCCTTGTTGGTAAAATGATCAATCTAATACCGCTTACCGGGAAATTAATGTGTGTGGAGGGTCCCCAGTACTTGAGTGCAGCTAAATCATATGATCTTGCAGCTTTATCTTCCATGTCATATCCAcctaaattttatgatcatttgGTTAAGAACAACATATACACACTCATGGCCCAATCATTtcaacaagaaaaataaatcaacatTTACCTAGATAGACTGAAAGAACCGACATGCATCCCCAGCAATAATCATGAAGAAGTGGGAAAAAGGGAGCATTTTTATATCAGTACAGTGAACAAGTCATCAGAAGCTGTTAAGGACAaacttttttttgaaaagaataTGTTTGACTCGAACCTTGTCTTCCTTTCCTGCTCtgtccttctttcttacaactGTTGTCCCATAGATGAGCTTCGTATCTACCAGTCCATCGATGCCTAATTTAATTCAGATGGAAAATCAGTAGAAGATTATTTGGTACTCTAATCAGATCAAATATGTAGTTATTACTTCAAAATAAGAGTAAGTAATTACCTAGTGACGCCTCGATACTGTGAGGTTCTTTGGCCAAATGTATCGATAGACTTTCTATGAACAATTTGCTTTTGATGATTCGCCTTCTCAGGACCTCTTTTCTTTGTTTCCATGGCAATACAATCTGTGACAGTTGGAGAGATTTGTTGCGTTTGTGTTCCAGTAACGCAGCTTGATTGAGAACCAGGGCTCATTGATAAGCTAAGGGATTTAAAATCTCCATACGTCATGGCACCAACAGAGCCAGATTCTGCACCATTATCAGCCATGCAGCCTATCATATTCTGTTCTAATGCATGTCCTGTTGGATTCTGATAGTTTCTTGACACCCAGTTATTCATGCAAGACATTTCATCACCTGTCATTGTTGGAACCTGAAGATTGCTGCACTCTGTTTTCCCCTGCTCTGTTGAGTGATAGAGTTCATGGCCTCTAAATACTGAGAAATCAGGgtactgttgttgttgctgctgctgctgtcTAGTGTTTTCTTGAATGTGGTTCAAGAAATCTTGGCTGTTGGTGGTCTCATTTTCTTGATGTTGGTTATAGTAAATGTTGTGTAAACTGTGAGCCATGCCTCCTCTGTTACAACCTTCATAGTGATGGGACCCCATTGCTGCATCACCAAGAAAGTCTTCCAGTTTAGGTGTTGAACATACCATACCTTCAAAAATGAAGTCAAAGAAGATTCCATTAATAAGCAAGAATCCCATAGCACAAAAatcatgaaaagaaaaaaggaaccCCATTTAAAGAAGGCAAGTTTTGAACAGAAACCTTGTGGTTGTTGTGACCTGTTGAAACCTTTCATAATGCATAATGAACCATCAGACTTGAGAGGCATAGCTGATAAAGAAGAGAAAAGGCTTGCATTGTCACCTTCATAGTACATAGCTGGAtagttgagatgagtttgagAAAATCTAATAGGGACTGAACTTTGAACATCACTTGATGAACCAGGTTGAGTACTGTGATGGTGTTCAGTAAGAGGACCTTCTAAGCTGTTTATGTGTGGGGAAAGTGAAAAACCAAGCcagttgttgttgctattgtcATCATTACTGAAAGACTTCATCTTTGTTACTatgaaattggaaaaaaaaatcctgACACTGTTAAAGAGATTCAAAGCAAGTTGTTCTTGGAGCAAAGCAAGTCAATCATTGGGAGACAAATAAACTAATCATACTCACAGCCTTACTTTTGTTCCCCACACCATTTTCGAACtcattttctatttttgttttctaGCTGTGGACTCACTAAGTA
The sequence above is a segment of the Solanum dulcamara chromosome 11, daSolDulc1.2, whole genome shotgun sequence genome. Coding sequences within it:
- the LOC129875028 gene encoding AP2-like ethylene-responsive transcription factor ANT, whose translation is MKSFSNDDNSNNNWLGFSLSPHINSLEGPLTEHHHSTQPGSSSDVQSSVPIRFSQTHLNYPAMYYEGDNASLFSSLSAMPLKSDGSLCIMKGFNRSQQPQGMVCSTPKLEDFLGDAAMGSHHYEGCNRGGMAHSLHNIYYNQHQENETTNSQDFLNHIQENTRQQQQQQQQYPDFSVFRGHELYHSTEQGKTECSNLQVPTMTGDEMSCMNNWVSRNYQNPTGHALEQNMIGCMADNGAESGSVGAMTYGDFKSLSLSMSPGSQSSCVTGTQTQQISPTVTDCIAMETKKRGPEKANHQKQIVHRKSIDTFGQRTSQYRGVTRHRWTGRYEAHLWDNSCKKEGQSRKGRQVYLGGYDMEDKAARSYDLAALKYWGPSTHINFPLENYQQELEEMKNMTRQEYVAHLRRKSSGFSRGASMYRGVTRHHQHGRWQARIGRVAGNKDLYLGTFSTQEEAAEAYDIAAIKFRGVNAVTNFDISRYDVERIMASNTLLAGDLARRKKDTETSKEVCNQNLIANASHHGEVNIQNKEENGNAVDWTMSLYQSSSAGIDTNTMSSTTLQGQMDESARISTHLSNASSLVTSLGSSREVSPAKNNAHLMHNFAMPQSAPKLISSPANNITSWISSAQLRSNVPVFAAWTDA